Below is a window of Vibrio gazogenes DNA.
GTGCAGTTGCCGCACCAACGGCAGGGTTACATTTTGATACTGATTTGCTTGAACAAATTGCGGCAAAAGGTGTCGAAATGGCTTATGTTACGCTCCATGTCGGTGCCGGTACCTTTCAGCCTGTCCGGGTTGAAAACATCAATGATCACCACATGCACGCTGAATATGTTGAAGTGCCTCCCGCCGTTGTGGATGCAATTAACGCGACTCGTCAACGTGGCGGTCGGATCATTGCGGTTGGAACCACGTCGGTTCGTTCGTTAGAAAGTGCTGCACAGCAAGCGTTAAAAAACGGCACAGCGTTGGCGCCTTTCTTTGGGGATACCGAGATTTTCATTTATCCGGGATATGAATATCAGGTGATTGATTGTCTGATTACCAATTTTCACCTGCCGGAATCAACGTTGATCATGCTGGTGAGTGCTTTTGCCGGTTATGAAAATGTGATGGCAGCGTATCGTCATGCTGTTGAACAGAAATATCGCTTCTTCAGTTATGGTGATGCGATGTTTATTGAAAAGCGTCAGCATGAAAGAACATGAACAGAGCGCATACAAGCGCTAGTCAATGATGTTTGTGAAGCACGAACATCCAAGAGAGAATTTCTCGTAGACCGTCAGATTGTTTCTCTGGCACTTTGGAGGCATTGTGAAGTTAAAATTTGAACTGAAAAAGAAACAAGGAAATGCCCGGCGCGGGCAGATTACTTTTGAACGAGGAACCGTACAGACCCCTGCATTTATGCCGGTCGGTACTTACGGCACCGTTAAAGGCATGACCCCTGAAGAGGTCAAAGATACAGGTGCTGAAATTTTATTAGGCAACACATTCCACCTTTGGCTGCGCCCGGGGCAGGAAGTGATGAAAATGCACGGTGATTTGCATGATTTCATGAATTGGCAAGGCCCGATTCTGACTGACTCCGGTGGTTTTCAGGTCTTTAGTCTGGGTGATATTCGTAAAATCACCGAAGAAGGGGTGCATTTCCGTAATCCGGTGAACGGTGAAAAAATCTTTATGGATGCGGAAAAGTCGATGGAAATTCAGAACGATCTCGGTTCTGACATCGTGATGATCTTCGATGAGTGTACACCGTATCCGGCCACACACGATGAAGCAAAACGGTCGATGGAAATGTCATTGCGCTGGGCGAAGCGTTCGCGAAACCATTTTGATCATTTGGAAAACCCGAATTCACTGTTTGGTATTGTGCAGGGCGGCGTGTACGAAGATTTACGCGATGTTTCTGTTGCCGGCCTGACAGAACTCGATTTTGACGGATATGCCGTCGGTGGTTTGGCTGTCGGTGAACCGAAAGAAGATATGCACCGCATTCTGGAACATACGTGTCCACAATTACCTGAAGATAAACCTCGCTATTTGATGGGCGTCGGAAAACCGGAAGACTTGGTCGAAGGGGTTCGGCGTGGGATCGATATGTTTGATTGTGTGATGCCGACTCGTAATGCCAGAAATGGTCATTTGTTTGTGACTGGTGGTGTGATAAAAATTCGTAATGCGAAGCACAAAACGGATACAACACCGTTAGATCCACATTGTGATTGCTATACATGTAAACATTATTCTAAGTCTTATTTGCATCATTTGGATCGTTGTAATGAGATTTTGGGAGCTCGTTTGAACACTATCCATAATCTTCGCTATTATCAGAGATTAATGGAAAGTATTCGTCAGGCAATTGAAGCGGATCGGTTTGATGCGTTTGTCGAGGAATTTTATGCTCGTAGAGAGCGTGCTGTTCCGCCACTTGCAAAAGCCTGAATGGATTGCGCCAGCGAGAGATAATCACCAAGTGGTTGAAATCCCAATGGCGCACCCCAACAATAAGACTAATATGATTTAACAACAATAACCCGAGAGGACGTTTCTCAATGAGTTTAATTTCTGTTGCCCACGCTGCGGGCGAAGGCGCACCACAAGGTGGTGGTTTTGAAATGCTGATCATGCTGGCTGTGTTTGCTGTCATCTTCTATTTCATGATCTATCGACCACAAGCCAAACGTGCCAAAGAACATAAAAATCTGATGTCTTCGATGGCAAAGGGTGATGAAGTATTAACCAGTGGTGGTTTGATTGGCAAAATTACTAAAATTGCTGATGATAATGATTTCATCACGATCGAATTGAACCCGAATAATCCTGTTGTAATTAAAAAGGATTTCGTTACTGCAGTGTTGCCAAAAGGTACGCTTAAATCTCTATAACAGCTAGAGGATCCTCGCTGTGCTGAACCGTTACCCATTATGGAAGTATCTGATGGTGGCATTGATTATTGCCATCTCTGCATTGTATGCACTTCCGAATATTTACGGTGAAGATCCAGCTGTTCAAATAACTGGGGCGCGTGGCGCCTCCGTTGATATGGCAACGCTGGATACTATCACCCAATCGCTTGACAAAGCGCACCTTTCTTACAAATCAGCTGCTTTAGAAAACGGCTCTGTTCTTGTCCGGTTCAATAGTACCGATACCCAACTGAGTGCTCGGGATACGATTCGGGAAGCGCTTGACCGTAATATGATCGTGGCATTGAACCTTGCACCATTGACACCCCATTGGCTGGAGTCTATCGGTGCGACACCGATGAAGCTGGGGCTGGATTTACGCGGTGGCGTACATTTCCTGATGGAAGTGGATATGGATGCCGCGATGGACAAATTGCTGACTCAGGAAGAAGATGCCTTCCGAACCGAACTTCGGGAAGCAAAGATTCGTTATCGCGCGGTTCATACGGTTGACAACAAGCGTTTGGAAGTCGTGTTACGTAACGAAGAGCAGGCCAATGAGGCTGTAAACATTCTTCAACCAAAACACCGGGACATGACCATCTCAGCGACAGAAGACAAAGGTCGTTATGTTCTGAAAGCGGTGTATACCGAAGCACGTCTGCAAGAAATTCGTAATTACGCTGTTGAGCAGAACATTACAATTTTAAGAAACCGAGTGAATGAACTTGGTGTTGCCGAGCCATTGGTGCAGCGTCAGGGAGCAAACCGTATTGTGGTTGAACTGCCCGGTGTCCAAGACACTGCCCGCGCAAAAGAAATTTTGGGTGCGACGGCAACATTGGAATTCCGTGAAGTTGATACCAGTGTCGATTTGGCTGCAGCTGCTGCCGGACGTGTCCCACCGGGAACAGAAGTCAAACTTGACCGTCAAGGTCATCCGGTTGTACTGAAAAAACGGGTGATTTTGAGTGGTGCCAGTATTACCGATGCAAGCTCTAGCACTGATGAATATGGTCGACCTCAGGTGAATATTTCTCTCGATAGTGAAGGTGGCAGCAAAATGGCTGCATTTTCCGAGAAGAATATCGGTAAGTTGATGGCAACTGTTTTTGCCGAGTATAAAGACAGTGGTCGTAAGACGCCGAAAGGCAAAATCATTCTGACGAAACATGAAGAAGTGATTAACCAAGCGACCATTCAGTCGGCTTTGGGGCGTAGTTTCCGGATTACGGGAATCGATTCTTCCGCAGAAGCACACAATCTGGCATTACTGCTTCGTGCCGGTGCTCTGATCGCGCCGATTTCTATTGTTGAAGAGCGGACAATCGGTCCGTCTATGGGACAACAGAATATCGATATGGGGATTCAGGCATGTATCTGGGGTCTTCTTGCTGTCATGCTGTTTACTGCACTTTATTATCGTAAGTTCGGTTTGATTGCGAATTTGGCTCTGGTGGCAAACTTAGTCTTGATTGTCGGAGTCATGTCGATGATCCCCGGAGCAACGATGACATTGCCGGGCATTGCCGGGATTGTATTGACTGTCGGTATGGCAGTGGATGCGAACGTGCTGATCTTTGAGCGGATCCGTGAAGAACTTGTTGAAGGGCGTAATCCGCAACAGGCGATTCATCAAGGATATGCCAACGCATTTAGCACCATTGCTGATGCGAATATCACAACGTTAATTACTGCGATTATCTTGTTTGCGGTCGGAACCGGTGCAATCAAAGGATTTGCTGTGACGTTGTCCATTGGTATTCTGACTTCAATGTTTACTGCCATTATTGGAACACGTTGTGTGGTGAACTTGCTTTATGGCGGCAAGCGGATTAAGAAATTGTCGATCTAATCGTCGTCATGATTAAAAGCTGGGAATAGATATGTTTCAAATTCTAAAAGCAAAGCAAGCGATCAACTTTATGCGTTGGTCGAAGTTTGCCTTCGTCCTTTCCGCGTTACTGATTGTGGCGTCTATAGTGACAATCTCGATGAAGGGATTTAACTGGGGGCTCGATTTTACCGGTGGTACGCTGATTGAAGTGACGTTTGATCAACCGGCAGATCTTGCACAGGTCAGGAGTGCGCTTGAGGCGAAAGGTTTTGGTGATGCGACGGTGCAAAACTTTGGTTCTGCCAAAGATGTGATGGTTCGCCTCCGTCCGCGTGATCATGTTGCCGGTGAAGCTTTAGGCAACCAGATTATTAGCGCAATTAATACTGCGACAGGGCAGCATGTTGAAATGCGTCGTATCGAGTTTGTCGGTCCTAATGTGGGTGATGAACTGACTGAAGCGGGCGGGATGGCAATCCTGGTATCGCTTCTTTGTATCCTGATGTATGTGTCGATGCGTTTTGAATGGCGTTTATCTGCCGGGGCGGTTTTATCGTTGGCGCATGACGTGACCATTACTCTCGGTGTATTTTCGCTCTTACAGATCGAAGTCGATCTGACGATCGTTGCAGCATTGCTGACGGTGGTGGGGTACTCATTGAACGATACAATCGTTGTCTTTGACCGGATTCGTGAGAATTTCCGTAAAATGCGGAAAGGAGAATCTGACGAAGTGATGAATAATTCAATTACACA
It encodes the following:
- the queA gene encoding tRNA preQ1(34) S-adenosylmethionine ribosyltransferase-isomerase QueA produces the protein MQVSDFHFDLPDELIARYPKAERTSSRLLQLNGETGAVVDGTFTDVLNLVRPGDLLVFNNTRVIPARMFGRKASGGKIEVLVERMLDEHSILAHVRSSKAPRAGSALLLGENDDYPATMVARHDALFEIRLETEVTVLDVLNAIGHMPLPPYIDRPDEDADKERYQTVYNEKPGAVAAPTAGLHFDTDLLEQIAAKGVEMAYVTLHVGAGTFQPVRVENINDHHMHAEYVEVPPAVVDAINATRQRGGRIIAVGTTSVRSLESAAQQALKNGTALAPFFGDTEIFIYPGYEYQVIDCLITNFHLPESTLIMLVSAFAGYENVMAAYRHAVEQKYRFFSYGDAMFIEKRQHERT
- the tgt gene encoding tRNA guanosine(34) transglycosylase Tgt, which gives rise to MKLKFELKKKQGNARRGQITFERGTVQTPAFMPVGTYGTVKGMTPEEVKDTGAEILLGNTFHLWLRPGQEVMKMHGDLHDFMNWQGPILTDSGGFQVFSLGDIRKITEEGVHFRNPVNGEKIFMDAEKSMEIQNDLGSDIVMIFDECTPYPATHDEAKRSMEMSLRWAKRSRNHFDHLENPNSLFGIVQGGVYEDLRDVSVAGLTELDFDGYAVGGLAVGEPKEDMHRILEHTCPQLPEDKPRYLMGVGKPEDLVEGVRRGIDMFDCVMPTRNARNGHLFVTGGVIKIRNAKHKTDTTPLDPHCDCYTCKHYSKSYLHHLDRCNEILGARLNTIHNLRYYQRLMESIRQAIEADRFDAFVEEFYARRERAVPPLAKA
- the yajC gene encoding preprotein translocase subunit YajC, which translates into the protein MSLISVAHAAGEGAPQGGGFEMLIMLAVFAVIFYFMIYRPQAKRAKEHKNLMSSMAKGDEVLTSGGLIGKITKIADDNDFITIELNPNNPVVIKKDFVTAVLPKGTLKSL
- the secD gene encoding protein translocase subunit SecD, whose translation is MLNRYPLWKYLMVALIIAISALYALPNIYGEDPAVQITGARGASVDMATLDTITQSLDKAHLSYKSAALENGSVLVRFNSTDTQLSARDTIREALDRNMIVALNLAPLTPHWLESIGATPMKLGLDLRGGVHFLMEVDMDAAMDKLLTQEEDAFRTELREAKIRYRAVHTVDNKRLEVVLRNEEQANEAVNILQPKHRDMTISATEDKGRYVLKAVYTEARLQEIRNYAVEQNITILRNRVNELGVAEPLVQRQGANRIVVELPGVQDTARAKEILGATATLEFREVDTSVDLAAAAAGRVPPGTEVKLDRQGHPVVLKKRVILSGASITDASSSTDEYGRPQVNISLDSEGGSKMAAFSEKNIGKLMATVFAEYKDSGRKTPKGKIILTKHEEVINQATIQSALGRSFRITGIDSSAEAHNLALLLRAGALIAPISIVEERTIGPSMGQQNIDMGIQACIWGLLAVMLFTALYYRKFGLIANLALVANLVLIVGVMSMIPGATMTLPGIAGIVLTVGMAVDANVLIFERIREELVEGRNPQQAIHQGYANAFSTIADANITTLITAIILFAVGTGAIKGFAVTLSIGILTSMFTAIIGTRCVVNLLYGGKRIKKLSI
- the secF gene encoding protein translocase subunit SecF, whose translation is MFQILKAKQAINFMRWSKFAFVLSALLIVASIVTISMKGFNWGLDFTGGTLIEVTFDQPADLAQVRSALEAKGFGDATVQNFGSAKDVMVRLRPRDHVAGEALGNQIISAINTATGQHVEMRRIEFVGPNVGDELTEAGGMAILVSLLCILMYVSMRFEWRLSAGAVLSLAHDVTITLGVFSLLQIEVDLTIVAALLTVVGYSLNDTIVVFDRIRENFRKMRKGESDEVMNNSITQTLSRTLITSGTTLFVVIALFVEGGAMIHGFALALLLGITVGTYSSIYVASALALKLGIKREHLLQPQVEKEGAEFDERP